In one window of Lacticaseibacillus casei DSM 20011 = JCM 1134 = ATCC 393 DNA:
- a CDS encoding PRD domain-containing protein, with amino-acid sequence MLLRVKQVYNNNAVLVDVGNGKEAILQGRGIGFSKRKGDQIDPKKSSEILYLHDAQVKNHFTSLLKDVPIDIVVATFGVIGMAKKTYHYPVLNYIYVTLTDHVFQMYKRLTAGKYQASPAPDICDRYPLAYQIATEAVKRLNHDLGVHFPDAEVKNIALHFINAKGVDGDLDPTVTLTARVNTIVTQVFAKYGLKRSLTNQNYFDRLMIHLQYLVERLNTDEQDEADLDPKIGQDFKRLYPKSFAIAMEICTELEKALQIKLNENEHVYFIIHIQRLIQEPQTPAPQDS; translated from the coding sequence ATGTTGCTAAGGGTCAAGCAAGTGTATAACAACAATGCTGTACTTGTAGACGTTGGCAACGGTAAGGAGGCAATTCTTCAAGGCAGAGGTATTGGTTTTAGTAAACGCAAAGGCGATCAGATCGATCCCAAAAAGAGTTCAGAGATACTGTATCTCCATGATGCACAAGTGAAGAACCACTTTACGTCATTGCTCAAGGATGTGCCAATTGACATCGTTGTCGCCACGTTCGGTGTGATTGGCATGGCGAAGAAGACGTATCATTACCCAGTTTTGAATTATATTTATGTCACGCTGACCGATCACGTTTTCCAAATGTATAAACGTCTGACCGCTGGCAAATATCAAGCGAGTCCGGCTCCGGATATTTGCGATCGTTATCCGTTGGCTTATCAGATTGCGACAGAGGCAGTCAAACGCCTTAACCATGATCTGGGCGTCCATTTTCCCGATGCCGAAGTGAAAAATATCGCGTTGCATTTTATTAATGCTAAAGGTGTGGATGGTGACTTGGATCCGACCGTGACGCTCACGGCGCGCGTTAATACAATCGTGACGCAGGTTTTTGCTAAATATGGTCTGAAACGGAGCTTGACGAATCAAAACTATTTTGATCGATTGATGATTCATCTCCAGTATCTGGTTGAGCGATTAAACACCGATGAACAAGATGAAGCTGATCTTGATCCAAAAATCGGGCAAGACTTCAAGCGGCTTTACCCGAAATCATTTGCCATTGCCATGGAGATTTGCACGGAGCTTGAGAAGGCTTTGCAGATTAAGCTTAACGAAAATGAACATGTCTATTTCATCATCCATATTCAGCGGCTCATTCAAGAACCGCAAACACCTGCACCTCAAGATTCATAA
- a CDS encoding FAD-dependent oxidoreductase, translating to MKIIVIGATHAGTFATQQILTDHPDANVTVYERNNNLSFLSCGIALWVGDHVSDPNKMFYSSPEALAKLGANMQMEHDVLSVDPDAKTVEVKDLNTGEVTTDTYDKLVYTTGSTPIVPNIPGIHDTDVHLCKNWQDAKTLKDLAPTIKSAIVIGAGYIGAELAEQYAVTDKQVTLIDGLPRVLAKNFDATITDRVEKLYTDHGVHLALGEMVTSFAKNDQGETVVTTDKGTYTADIAILCTGFRPNTDLLKDHLDTLQNGAIITDAYMQTSDPAIFAAGDTAAVHYNPTGKHDYIPLATNAVRQGILVGKNIVAPTEKYLGTQASSAVELFDHAIAASGLTTEGAKARGLELDSVTIEQDYRPDFMLTTTPVLCSLTWDPQTHEVKGGAFFSKHDISQSANVISLAIQTHMTIETLAMVDMLFQPNFDQPINWVNAVAMAAVEKANAADKEPVA from the coding sequence ATGAAAATTATTGTTATCGGTGCCACCCATGCTGGTACGTTTGCGACCCAACAGATTCTAACCGACCACCCAGACGCAAATGTCACCGTTTACGAGCGCAACAACAACCTGTCGTTTCTCTCCTGTGGCATCGCCTTGTGGGTCGGTGATCATGTCAGCGATCCTAACAAGATGTTCTATTCCAGCCCTGAGGCACTTGCCAAGCTTGGCGCCAATATGCAAATGGAGCATGACGTCCTCAGCGTCGACCCCGACGCCAAAACCGTTGAAGTCAAGGACTTAAACACTGGCGAGGTCACCACTGATACTTATGACAAACTGGTTTACACCACCGGTTCTACTCCAATCGTTCCAAATATCCCGGGCATTCATGATACGGATGTCCACCTGTGCAAGAACTGGCAAGATGCCAAAACCTTAAAAGATCTGGCGCCAACCATTAAAAGTGCGATTGTCATCGGTGCCGGCTATATCGGTGCCGAACTCGCCGAACAATATGCCGTCACCGATAAGCAGGTCACATTAATCGACGGCCTGCCGCGGGTATTGGCTAAAAACTTTGACGCTACCATCACTGACCGCGTTGAAAAACTTTACACCGATCATGGCGTTCATTTGGCACTCGGCGAAATGGTCACCAGCTTCGCGAAAAATGATCAAGGTGAGACTGTAGTCACAACCGACAAGGGTACCTATACTGCCGACATTGCGATTTTGTGCACCGGCTTCCGGCCAAACACCGACTTGCTTAAGGATCATCTCGATACCTTGCAAAATGGCGCCATCATCACCGACGCCTACATGCAAACCAGTGATCCAGCTATTTTTGCCGCTGGTGACACTGCAGCTGTGCATTATAATCCAACTGGCAAGCATGACTATATTCCCTTGGCAACCAATGCTGTTCGCCAAGGCATTCTGGTCGGCAAAAACATTGTGGCACCAACCGAGAAGTACCTCGGCACACAGGCAAGTTCGGCGGTTGAACTTTTTGATCATGCTATTGCCGCATCCGGCCTCACAACCGAAGGCGCCAAGGCACGCGGGCTTGAACTTGATAGTGTCACCATTGAGCAAGACTATCGCCCGGACTTCATGCTCACCACCACACCGGTCCTATGCAGCCTGACCTGGGATCCGCAAACGCACGAAGTCAAAGGCGGCGCATTCTTCTCCAAACACGACATTAGCCAAAGCGCCAATGTCATCTCCTTGGCCATCCAAACTCACATGACCATCGAAACCCTCGCTATGGTCGATATGCTGTTCCAGCCAAACTTCGATCAGCCGATCAACTGGGTCAACGCTGTGGCAATGGCAGCGGTTGAGAAAGCTAACGCGGCGGATAAAGAACCGGTGGCTTAA
- a CDS encoding sce7725 family protein: MNYFPIIRGKLYDLAAITALANSQRLPATVIPVLEPVKDIPSLTKTTQALTKTAHAAYVIQNPQVGTYRLLATPRHLPMLSPSVQVARIFDAQPAPLIIATTAAQAKLLARRQLALVPDEARVRRLGLRHAVYLNDHFTVYSHTSAYGLLQDEFYQYPPDMLPGVGFANYPLATSDYFEHGFPQRALAIHLVYPATDGSLRMHHFVSVNNEGFTNPQAKFFEILTQLAAWLPYHPQAQTAGVMALMKAAADHHFPGLGVVRKFQLMHHLEMIGRWLQD, encoded by the coding sequence ATGAACTACTTCCCTATCATTCGCGGAAAATTATACGATTTGGCAGCGATCACCGCCTTGGCAAACAGCCAGCGACTACCTGCGACCGTCATTCCGGTGCTTGAACCTGTCAAAGACATCCCCAGTTTGACCAAGACCACGCAGGCACTAACGAAAACCGCCCACGCAGCATATGTGATTCAGAATCCGCAAGTCGGCACTTACCGACTATTGGCAACGCCGCGCCACCTGCCGATGCTTAGTCCATCAGTGCAAGTCGCGCGGATTTTTGATGCCCAGCCAGCACCATTGATCATCGCCACCACTGCTGCCCAAGCCAAACTGCTGGCACGCCGCCAACTCGCCTTAGTACCGGATGAAGCACGGGTTCGACGGTTAGGTTTGCGGCATGCTGTGTATCTCAATGACCATTTCACCGTCTATTCGCATACATCGGCGTATGGCTTGTTGCAAGACGAGTTTTATCAGTACCCGCCTGACATGTTGCCCGGCGTTGGCTTTGCCAACTATCCGCTCGCTACCTCTGACTACTTTGAGCACGGCTTCCCTCAACGCGCCTTGGCAATCCACTTGGTCTACCCCGCAACTGATGGCTCCCTACGAATGCATCATTTTGTCTCCGTCAATAATGAAGGCTTCACCAACCCGCAAGCCAAATTTTTCGAAATACTTACGCAACTCGCCGCCTGGCTGCCCTATCATCCCCAAGCACAAACGGCCGGGGTAATGGCACTCATGAAGGCCGCTGCTGATCACCATTTTCCCGGCTTAGGTGTTGTCCGAAAGTTCCAGCTGATGCACCACTTAGAGATGATCGGCCGCTGGCTGCAAGATTAA
- a CDS encoding ABC transporter substrate-binding protein, producing the protein MKKTSFWRLLGFMGAILVLLTACGKQSSAAKSSSSSAPVKITYWHRMTGSYDKALNKLITKFNQSQKKYKVVATSQGSYNALQQKIMAAGKSKTLPTMAQSPYTNIGDYVKNQLLLPFDSEMLNGSDKLSSSQRKDIYPSFLAAGKYNGKYYGLPFSVSTSVLFYNKRLMSQYNISMPKTWADFAADQDKLKGTDINAVELDQSYDVPLEGMAYGAGSQLITPKLKANLNAPKTLAAVNQILDLRKSGALKTAGEDQYFSVPFANGKAVFGIGSSATVPVLLQQAPKNLEWGTAVIPEYEGKRSNPLNGNYNVLFKGASKAQQAGAWAFQKFLLKSENASQWAMDSGYVPVTKSASNSTTFKNYLQKHEQYKAAVSDVPQSFASTVFAGYTDYRNDLMSTVDSTLTKNVSGETAFDQLQKQTEKILKENK; encoded by the coding sequence ATGAAAAAGACTAGTTTCTGGCGTTTGTTAGGTTTTATGGGTGCGATTTTGGTATTGTTGACCGCTTGCGGTAAGCAGAGCTCAGCAGCAAAATCGTCGTCATCCAGTGCACCAGTGAAAATTACATACTGGCACCGGATGACAGGCTCTTATGACAAAGCATTGAACAAGCTCATTACGAAGTTCAATCAAAGTCAAAAGAAGTACAAAGTGGTCGCAACGTCACAGGGATCTTACAATGCGTTGCAGCAAAAGATCATGGCTGCAGGCAAATCCAAGACCCTGCCGACGATGGCCCAGTCACCTTATACCAATATTGGTGACTATGTGAAGAACCAACTGTTGTTACCGTTTGACTCCGAAATGTTGAACGGCTCGGATAAGTTGAGCAGCAGTCAACGGAAAGATATCTATCCGAGTTTCTTGGCTGCGGGTAAGTACAACGGTAAATACTACGGTCTGCCATTCTCGGTTTCGACTTCGGTGCTTTTTTATAACAAGCGCTTGATGTCACAATATAATATCAGTATGCCGAAGACATGGGCGGACTTTGCGGCTGATCAGGATAAGTTAAAAGGGACGGACATTAACGCTGTCGAGCTGGATCAAAGTTACGATGTTCCGTTAGAAGGGATGGCTTACGGTGCAGGTAGTCAACTGATTACCCCAAAGCTAAAAGCTAACCTGAATGCACCTAAGACATTGGCCGCCGTCAACCAGATTCTTGATCTGCGCAAGAGCGGCGCATTGAAGACTGCGGGTGAAGATCAGTACTTCAGCGTCCCATTCGCAAATGGCAAAGCCGTCTTTGGGATTGGCTCATCAGCCACTGTGCCGGTCTTATTGCAACAGGCACCAAAGAATCTCGAATGGGGAACCGCGGTGATTCCTGAATATGAAGGCAAGCGCAGCAATCCATTAAACGGAAACTACAATGTCTTGTTCAAAGGCGCATCCAAGGCGCAACAAGCCGGCGCATGGGCATTCCAGAAATTCCTGTTGAAGTCGGAAAATGCTTCACAGTGGGCGATGGATTCCGGTTATGTACCAGTTACCAAGAGCGCATCCAACAGTACGACCTTTAAGAATTACCTGCAAAAGCACGAACAATATAAAGCCGCCGTTTCTGATGTGCCACAAAGCTTTGCTTCAACGGTCTTTGCTGGCTACACAGATTACCGCAATGACCTTATGAGCACAGTTGACAGTACTTTGACGAAAAACGTCAGCGGCGAAACAGCGTTTGATCAGTTGCAAAAGCAGACTGAGAAGATTTTGAAAGAAAATAAGTAA
- a CDS encoding PTS lactose/cellobiose transporter subunit IIA: MATKEEISMTGFAIVAYAGDAKTDLIEALNEARKGNFKHARSLVEEARQSINEAHNEQTKLLSKEAGGDNMDVTFIMVHGQDTLMTTMMLLDTISFTIDEYERLAAIEKQLGIALPTNDIH; this comes from the coding sequence ATGGCAACTAAAGAAGAAATTTCAATGACCGGTTTTGCAATCGTTGCATACGCTGGCGATGCGAAAACTGATTTGATTGAAGCGCTGAATGAAGCGCGCAAAGGGAACTTTAAACATGCGCGGTCATTGGTTGAAGAGGCGCGCCAAAGCATTAACGAAGCACATAACGAACAAACCAAACTGCTTAGCAAAGAAGCAGGTGGCGATAATATGGATGTTACTTTTATCATGGTGCATGGGCAGGATACCTTGATGACCACCATGATGTTGTTGGACACGATTAGCTTCACGATCGACGAGTATGAACGGCTGGCTGCGATTGAAAAACAGCTGGGCATCGCGCTGCCAACAAACGACATCCATTAG
- a CDS encoding ATP-dependent DNA helicase — protein sequence MAHNRIGIREFVELTVRTGDLNPITSNSNNTAIIGSQIHRKLQAAHHEADYQKEVYLKTTVTVEYEDYQLEGRADGVWTDDDKTLNVEEIKTSARPWEDCTPNTKDRYWAQARIYGHLLCQQRHLDHATITLVYVQTSTDTVTRFTETKTAAELADNFTDLLTEFTDWLKLRSDIIKRRNESIDALDFPFPEYRAGQHEFAAAVYKAIYSSARLFVQAPTGTGKTISTLFPTVKAMGSGLIQRAFYLTAKQSTRRVAEQAMALMAGSGLKAKSITLTAKDTITFADEPDDPSQNPYMLGYYDRLKPALHDLLAHEDQITRSVIETYARKHTVDPFEFSLDASLFCDVIICDYNYLFDPLVFLQRFFSDADDSQFFLVDEAHNLVSRARDMYTASITDQDFANLKKALSPYKGAALTKLRRAITRIVNTLSAIADQRLMKQSPVFEEAPLDDLTNVLAKFTETVHDWLAEPPTPALQPAVDLVLPVFFLANKYLRIGDFYDETFKTEIAKDHGVVTVKELCLDPSHFVDESLKKGRGAVLFSATLSPMSYFQKLLGGVDNSLTYALPSPFDPQNQAVIVDTSVNTTYRRREQDLPQLIASLTTLVSAKKGHYLFFFPSYAYLKTAYAAFTAANPTLKTCVQENAMTEADRQAFLDHFKAGHEPVIGFAVLGGIFAEGIDLRGAQLIGVAIVSVGLPGLNAETDQLRDYFDQNAGQGFAYAYQLPGFNNVLQAGGRVIRGAKDVGVILLIDERFVTPRYARLFPDHWTHAQVSRNPAQLAQLLTHFWEAHHEDPTHA from the coding sequence ATGGCGCATAATCGTATTGGTATTCGGGAATTTGTTGAGTTAACCGTTCGTACCGGCGATCTCAACCCGATTACCAGCAATTCAAATAATACCGCCATCATCGGTAGCCAGATCCATCGCAAGTTGCAAGCTGCTCACCATGAGGCTGATTACCAAAAAGAAGTCTATTTAAAAACCACGGTTACCGTCGAATATGAAGATTACCAACTCGAAGGCCGTGCCGATGGCGTCTGGACGGATGACGACAAAACATTAAACGTCGAAGAAATCAAAACCAGCGCCCGACCATGGGAAGACTGCACCCCAAATACCAAGGATCGCTATTGGGCTCAAGCGCGTATTTATGGTCACTTGCTTTGTCAACAACGCCACCTTGACCACGCGACCATCACCTTGGTGTATGTGCAGACCAGCACTGATACCGTCACCCGTTTCACCGAAACCAAAACGGCTGCCGAGTTGGCCGATAACTTCACGGATTTACTGACAGAATTCACCGATTGGCTCAAGTTGCGGAGCGACATCATCAAGCGCCGCAATGAGTCGATTGATGCGCTTGATTTTCCTTTTCCCGAGTATCGTGCCGGCCAGCACGAATTCGCCGCCGCCGTTTACAAAGCCATTTACAGCAGCGCGCGCCTTTTCGTCCAAGCGCCCACTGGTACCGGCAAAACAATTTCGACACTTTTCCCGACTGTCAAAGCTATGGGCAGCGGCTTGATTCAGCGAGCGTTTTATTTAACCGCCAAGCAAAGTACGCGACGTGTAGCCGAGCAAGCGATGGCGTTGATGGCAGGCTCGGGGCTTAAGGCGAAAAGCATCACGCTGACGGCCAAAGACACGATCACTTTTGCCGATGAGCCAGACGATCCCAGTCAAAATCCTTACATGTTGGGCTATTATGACCGCCTAAAGCCGGCACTGCACGACCTCCTGGCACATGAAGACCAAATCACTCGATCCGTCATCGAAACTTATGCGCGAAAGCACACGGTCGATCCATTTGAATTTTCGTTAGACGCCAGCCTGTTTTGTGACGTTATCATTTGTGATTACAATTATTTGTTTGATCCACTGGTCTTTTTACAGCGGTTCTTTAGCGATGCCGATGACAGTCAGTTTTTCTTAGTCGATGAAGCCCATAATCTCGTGAGTCGGGCACGGGACATGTATACCGCCAGCATCACCGATCAGGACTTTGCCAACCTCAAGAAAGCACTGTCCCCATACAAAGGCGCGGCACTCACCAAGCTGCGCCGCGCCATCACTCGGATCGTGAATACCCTGTCAGCCATCGCCGATCAGCGGTTAATGAAACAATCACCCGTCTTTGAAGAAGCCCCGCTTGATGACCTTACCAATGTCCTCGCCAAGTTCACGGAAACGGTCCACGATTGGTTAGCCGAACCGCCAACGCCCGCCTTGCAGCCCGCCGTTGATCTCGTGTTACCGGTTTTCTTCCTGGCGAATAAATATTTACGCATTGGCGATTTTTACGATGAGACGTTCAAAACCGAAATTGCAAAGGATCATGGCGTTGTTACAGTCAAAGAATTGTGCTTGGATCCATCGCATTTTGTTGATGAATCATTGAAAAAAGGCCGCGGCGCCGTGTTGTTTTCCGCCACCTTATCGCCGATGTCTTATTTTCAAAAGTTACTCGGCGGCGTTGACAATAGTCTGACTTACGCCTTACCGTCGCCGTTTGACCCGCAGAATCAGGCTGTCATCGTTGACACCAGCGTCAACACCACGTATCGCCGGCGTGAACAGGATCTGCCGCAGCTGATTGCGAGTCTCACAACCTTAGTTAGCGCCAAAAAAGGCCATTATCTTTTCTTCTTCCCGTCGTATGCTTATTTAAAAACCGCCTATGCCGCATTTACCGCTGCCAATCCCACACTTAAAACCTGTGTGCAGGAAAATGCCATGACCGAAGCGGATCGCCAAGCTTTTCTTGATCATTTCAAAGCCGGCCATGAACCAGTGATTGGCTTTGCCGTTCTTGGCGGTATTTTTGCAGAAGGCATTGATCTGCGCGGTGCCCAGCTAATCGGCGTTGCCATTGTTTCGGTTGGCTTACCGGGACTCAATGCGGAAACCGATCAACTGCGGGATTATTTTGATCAAAATGCAGGCCAAGGATTTGCCTACGCGTATCAACTGCCTGGCTTTAACAATGTTTTGCAGGCGGGAGGCCGGGTGATTCGTGGTGCTAAGGATGTCGGGGTTATTTTGCTCATCGATGAACGGTTTGTGACGCCACGGTACGCGCGCTTGTTTCCGGACCACTGGACGCATGCTCAGGTTAGCCGTAATCCGGCGCAGCTCGCTCAGTTACTCACTCACTTTTGGGAGGCACATCATGAAGACCCAACTCACGCGTGA
- a CDS encoding BglG family transcription antiterminator, which translates to MKDKKLLILDFLLKHGTVHYDQIAEATGLSERTVGNYLNRLDADLSPYAVKLVRKRNVGVSLDGPADQKAHLLRSIHGQEGFTSQTAREHYLMIKLLLTNRPYTLSKLADDLFVSRRTIDNDFKSVKRVFRENHVTVQTSRTGIQVTASESQRRHMLAKLLRGYWGESLSVAKQKDGEVVQQIQLPAYLNHLVNPATTKAVMQSLAEFLKQSDLIFSDYALQSLAIHLIIACERPKKAAPAPVHPAPLLPETKQLLTLVTKHVHRTLDNADAQQINAHIAAILDRQVSDAPAASIEDQAAPVLRQQIAGWLTGISPDTRLLEDLSVHLSGALARIARGMTIPNPYTEESKRNFPMAFDAAAQLSMAVAKRYHVTLNDDESGFLALHFESFFERQHAADRISTVVVCSSGVGTSRLLAQRLEERFREKLVITRTIGLADLMRQTIPETLIISTVPIQGMRQPVVIVNPLLLQHDIEKVAQQADRLRLGTDGDAFLSLLDPKLVLPNLPQTDHHAAMQAMIRQLTKSGVFEDETLPLKLAEDREKLATTAMRLVAIPHISPEMVQRPAIALGLAPEGIDWSGQKVKVVFFLALNAAAPGDQRRIYQVMNRMIDDRLFCEKLAQSPTPASALKNLSEYVHKGANEFE; encoded by the coding sequence TTGAAAGATAAAAAGCTGTTGATTCTGGACTTTTTACTGAAGCACGGCACGGTTCATTACGATCAAATTGCCGAAGCGACCGGGCTTTCCGAGCGCACAGTTGGCAATTACTTAAATCGGCTGGACGCGGACTTATCGCCATATGCCGTCAAATTGGTGCGCAAGCGCAATGTCGGCGTGTCGTTAGACGGACCGGCCGACCAAAAAGCCCATTTGTTGCGTAGCATTCATGGTCAGGAAGGGTTCACCTCGCAAACAGCGCGTGAGCATTATCTGATGATCAAGTTGCTGCTAACCAACCGGCCGTATACCCTCAGCAAGCTTGCTGACGACCTATTTGTTAGTCGCCGCACCATCGACAACGACTTTAAGTCCGTCAAGCGAGTCTTCCGAGAAAATCACGTAACCGTGCAAACCAGCCGAACCGGTATCCAAGTAACAGCCTCCGAATCACAGCGGCGCCATATGTTGGCAAAATTACTTCGCGGTTACTGGGGTGAAAGCCTGTCCGTTGCCAAGCAAAAAGATGGCGAGGTGGTCCAGCAGATTCAGTTGCCGGCGTATCTGAATCATTTAGTCAATCCAGCGACCACCAAGGCGGTTATGCAGAGCTTGGCTGAATTTCTGAAACAGTCAGACTTGATCTTTTCAGATTATGCATTGCAATCGTTGGCCATTCATCTCATTATCGCTTGCGAGCGCCCCAAAAAAGCCGCGCCTGCACCAGTGCACCCAGCACCTTTACTGCCGGAAACCAAACAATTATTAACCCTTGTGACTAAGCATGTGCATCGGACGCTGGACAATGCCGATGCGCAACAGATCAATGCTCATATTGCGGCGATTCTGGATCGGCAGGTCAGTGATGCCCCGGCCGCAAGTATTGAGGATCAGGCAGCGCCGGTGCTTAGACAACAGATTGCCGGGTGGCTAACCGGGATATCGCCAGACACGCGGTTACTGGAAGATTTAAGCGTTCATCTCAGCGGCGCGCTGGCCCGGATTGCCCGTGGGATGACGATTCCCAATCCATACACGGAAGAGAGCAAACGCAACTTTCCAATGGCGTTTGATGCGGCTGCTCAGCTAAGTATGGCCGTTGCTAAACGCTATCATGTCACTCTCAACGATGACGAGTCTGGCTTTCTAGCGCTACATTTTGAATCCTTCTTCGAACGGCAACATGCCGCAGACCGCATTTCCACGGTGGTGGTTTGTTCCAGCGGTGTCGGGACCAGCCGTTTGCTCGCCCAACGCCTGGAAGAACGCTTCCGCGAAAAGTTAGTCATCACTCGGACAATCGGCTTGGCAGACCTGATGCGGCAAACGATTCCCGAGACGTTGATTATCAGCACGGTGCCGATCCAAGGGATGCGCCAACCGGTGGTGATCGTGAATCCGTTACTGTTGCAACATGACATCGAAAAAGTCGCGCAGCAAGCTGATCGCCTGCGTCTTGGAACAGATGGCGATGCTTTCCTCAGCCTGTTAGATCCAAAGCTAGTGTTACCGAACCTGCCGCAGACTGATCACCATGCGGCCATGCAGGCAATGATTCGGCAATTGACAAAAAGCGGTGTGTTTGAAGACGAAACGTTGCCGCTGAAACTGGCCGAAGATCGCGAAAAGCTTGCAACAACGGCGATGCGCCTCGTCGCGATTCCCCATATCTCGCCGGAAATGGTTCAACGTCCGGCAATTGCCCTTGGACTGGCACCCGAAGGCATCGACTGGTCCGGGCAGAAGGTCAAAGTGGTCTTTTTCCTCGCACTCAATGCGGCTGCACCTGGCGATCAGCGCCGTATTTACCAAGTCATGAATCGAATGATTGATGATCGCCTATTTTGCGAAAAGTTGGCACAAAGTCCGACCCCAGCAAGCGCGTTAAAAAACTTATCTGAATATGTTCATAAAGGAGCGAACGAATTTGAATGA
- the lacG gene encoding 6-phospho-beta-galactosidase produces MTSLLKRVQSLPKGFVWGGATAAYQVEGATKVDGKGKTMWDDYLKAQGRFSPDPASDFYHLYPEDIELAKLYGLNAIRVSIAWTRIFPKGYGEPNPAGVAYYHRLFKCCLDNGITPYVSLHHFDSPKTLFDDGDWLNRKNIDYFVDYADFCFKEFSEVKNWFTINELISLAFSQYIQGNFPPNHHFDVTSGIQAQHNELLAHARAVNLFKEKGYQGRIGLIHVLQPVYPYPDTPANEHAAALEDAFMNRFLLDGTFKGEYTPETMALINELLEANDAKLKIEPGDMDILKKASTQNDYFGMNYYQPSFVAAYEGESTNSFNGTGEKGTSSFKFQGVGQHVKKPDVPTTDWDWNIYPAGMYDMLKRVAREYPNSKTIYITENGLGYKDKYEGIGQLIDDEKRIDFIDQHVEALLKARSEGVDVQGYFVWSLQDQFSWANGYNKRYGLFYVNFETQAREIKKSALWFKELGQTLKD; encoded by the coding sequence GTGACGAGCTTATTAAAACGCGTCCAATCATTACCCAAAGGCTTTGTCTGGGGCGGTGCAACGGCTGCGTATCAGGTAGAAGGTGCCACAAAAGTAGATGGCAAAGGCAAAACGATGTGGGATGACTATCTCAAAGCACAAGGCCGCTTTTCCCCTGATCCTGCCAGCGACTTTTACCATCTATATCCGGAAGACATTGAGCTTGCCAAACTATATGGTTTAAATGCGATTCGGGTATCGATTGCGTGGACACGGATTTTTCCCAAAGGATATGGCGAACCCAATCCTGCCGGCGTAGCGTACTATCATCGCTTGTTTAAGTGTTGCTTGGACAACGGCATTACCCCATATGTTTCCTTGCATCACTTCGATTCACCAAAGACCTTATTTGATGATGGGGACTGGTTGAATCGCAAGAACATTGATTATTTTGTCGACTATGCTGACTTCTGTTTCAAAGAGTTTTCCGAAGTCAAAAATTGGTTTACGATCAATGAGCTGATTTCGTTGGCCTTTTCCCAATATATTCAGGGTAATTTCCCGCCGAATCATCATTTTGATGTGACAAGTGGGATCCAGGCACAGCATAACGAGTTGTTGGCGCATGCACGGGCGGTCAATCTGTTCAAAGAGAAAGGTTATCAAGGGCGCATTGGGTTGATTCATGTGTTGCAGCCGGTCTATCCGTATCCGGACACGCCGGCCAATGAGCATGCGGCAGCACTTGAAGATGCTTTCATGAACCGCTTCTTGCTGGATGGCACGTTTAAGGGTGAATATACGCCGGAAACGATGGCGCTGATTAACGAATTGCTGGAAGCCAATGATGCCAAGCTGAAGATCGAACCGGGCGATATGGACATTCTGAAAAAGGCCTCCACGCAAAATGATTATTTTGGTATGAATTATTACCAGCCGTCTTTTGTCGCTGCCTATGAAGGTGAAAGTACCAATTCGTTCAATGGCACAGGCGAAAAGGGAACCAGTTCCTTCAAGTTCCAGGGTGTCGGCCAACATGTTAAGAAACCTGACGTGCCAACGACCGACTGGGATTGGAACATTTATCCCGCGGGCATGTACGATATGCTCAAACGCGTCGCGAGGGAATACCCGAATAGCAAAACGATTTATATCACCGAAAACGGTCTTGGCTATAAAGACAAGTATGAAGGCATTGGTCAGCTTATTGACGATGAAAAGCGCATCGACTTTATTGACCAGCACGTTGAGGCACTGCTGAAGGCTCGCAGTGAAGGCGTTGACGTACAAGGTTACTTTGTCTGGTCATTGCAGGATCAGTTTTCCTGGGCCAATGGTTACAATAAACGCTATGGTTTGTTTTACGTGAATTTTGAAACACAGGCACGGGAAATCAAAAAAAGTGCGCTGTGGTTCAAGGAGCTAGGGCAGACACTAAAGGATTAA